The Streptomyces sp. 135 sequence GGCCTGGTCTTCCCCGTCCTGTTCAGCGTCTTCGTCGTGCACTGGCTGATGCCGCTCTGGGTGGCCGGCCTCACGGCAGGGGACGAGCCGGACCTCGACGATGACGATGACATCGTCGAGGCCGTAGGGGCTGCCGGAGCCCTGTGAGTCACGCCTTCTGGAGGTGTTCCTTCAGCTTCGCCACGTCCACCGACTCCTTCGGCGACGGCGTCCTGGCCGGCACCGGCTCGCCGTAGTCGGTGAAGCCCGTCGTCGTCCGCTCGCCGCCGTCGTCGTTCTTCACGGACTTGACCAGGCGCGGCTTGCCTTCGGCCGCGATGTACATCGTGTTCTTCCTGCCGTCCTCCGTCTCGGTCAGCGGCACGACGTCGATGCCGTCGACCGTCGTGGGCTCGCGCTTCTTCAGCGACTTGGTGTCATCGGTGTCGTCGGCGTCCCGCATCTCCCGCTGGAGCTCCTTCAGGTCACAGACTCCGACGGCGTCCTTGAGCATGGCGTCGCCGGTGGTGCCGTGGATGTAGCGGCCCTTGAAGAGCTCGGCGGCGGCCTTGCCGTCGCCGCCGGGGGCCTGGGTCTTCCAGAACGCCTCGTCCGGCTTCATCCACACCTTGTCGCCGCGCTTGACCAGATCCAGCGAGGCGCCGCGGGCGTCCTTCATGGTGCCGGCGCAGTTGCCGTCGCGGTCGAGGGTCAGTTCGAGGGAGGCCGGGTCGTCCGAGCCCGAGTCGGCGTCCGAGTCCGCATCCGCGTCGCGGCCGCTGCCCTTCGCCGTGGTGTCCCCGCCCGTCCGCTTCATCGAGATGTGCACCGACTCCGCGTCCAACAGCTCCTGCTTCGCCTTGTCGGAGATCTTCCGGGCGCTCAGGTCCGCGACACCGTTGCCGCCCCCGCCGCGGGCCTTGCCGCCGTCTCCGGCGCCGTCTCCGTCGTCGCCGTTCGAGGAACACGCGGGTACGGTCAGCAGGGCGACCGCGCAGCACAGCGCACCGCTCCAGACGCGCTTCCGGGAAACTCGGGACATTCGGCTCATTGCGTCACCTCCGGTGACAGAACGTGTATCGACTGTGCGTTTCGCCCCGAGTGCCCACCCGCGCAGTGACACAGCGCACTTTCAGCCACCGGATGCGCATGGTTTCTCCGCCCCTGGGCAGGGGCTCCCGGCTACCGCGTGTAACGGGCGGTGCAGATGACCAGGAACGGAAGGCATACGGGCGTGTCCGCACAACAGACCATCCATGTGGGCGGAGAGTGGCTGAGCGCCGCCTCCGGCGCCACCCGCGAGATCCTCGACCCGGCAGATGCCAAGCCGTTCGCGCTCATCGCCGAGGGCGGGACCGAGGACGCCGACGCGGCCATAGCCGCCGCGCGCAAGGCCTTCGACGAGGGGCCGTGGCCCACCACGCCCGTCGCCGAGCGTGCCGCCCTGCTGCGCAAGGTCGCCGACCTCCTCGTGCGCGACCGGGAGGAGATCGGCCTCCTGGAGAGCCGCGACGCGGGCAAGACCCTCGAAGAGGGCCGCGTGGACGTGGACTGCGTCGCCGACGCCTTCCGCTACTTCGCCGACCTGGTCATCGGAGAGGGCGCCGGGCGCGTCGTCGACGCGGGCAGCGACGACATCCACAGCGTCGTCGTGCACGAGCCCGTCGGTGTCTGCTCGATGATCACGCCCTGGAACTACCCGCTCCTCCAGGCCAGCTGGAAGATCGCCCCGGCGCTCGCCGCCGGCAACACCTTCGTCATCAAGCCCAGCGAGGTCACCCCGCTGACGACGGTCGCCCTCATCGACCTGCTCGTCGAGGCCGGTCTGCCCGCCGGTGTCGCCAACATCGTCACCGGCCCCGGCCACACCGTCGGCGCCCGCCTCGCCGACCACCCCGACGTCGACCTGGTCTCCTTCACCGGCGGCCTCGTCTCCGGCACCAAGGTCGCCCAGGCCGCCGCGCTCGGCGTGAAGAAGGTCGCCCTGGAACTCGGCGGCAAGAACCCCAACGTCGTCTTCGCCGACGCCTGCGCCACCGAAGAGGGCTTCGACACCGCCGTCGACCAGGCGCTCAACGCCGCCTTCATCCACAGCGGGCAGGTCTGCTCCGCCGGTGGCCGCCTCATCGTCGAGGAGTCCGTCCGCGAGCGCTTCGTCGCCGAACTCGCCGACAGGGCCCAGCGGATCAAGCTCGGCCGCGGCACCGAGGACGGCGTGGAGTGCGGTCCCCTCGTCTCGCAGCAGCAGCGCGAGAAGACCGAGATGTACGTCGCCTCCGCCCTGGCGGAGGGCGCCGTGCTCCGCTGCGGCGGCAAGCGCCCCGAGCCGAGCGACGTACGGCCCGCCACCGGCTACTTCTACGAGCCGACCGTGCTCGACCAGTGCCACCGCGAGATGAAGGTCGTACGGGAGGAGGTCTTCGGGCCGGTCCTGACCGTCGAGACCTTCCGCACCGAGGACGAGGCCGTCGCGCTCGCCAACGACACCGAGTACGGCCTCGCGGGCGCCGTGTGGACCGCCGACTCGGGCCGCGCCCGCCGCATGGCCCGCCGGATGCGCCACGGCACCATCTGGATCAACGACTTCCACCCCTACCTGCCGCAGGCGGAGTGGGGCGGTTTCGGCAAGAGCGGCGTCGGGCGCGAGCTCGGCCCCGCGGGACTCGCCGAGTACCGCGAGTCCAAGCACATCTACCAGAACCTGGCGCCGCGCCCGGTCCGCTGGTTCGCGGGCTGATCCGCCCGCTCATCACGCGCAAGCACCTTGTACGACCTCGCAGGAAGAGGAGTAGCCACCCCATGGCTGAAACCCCCCAGTCCGCAACCGAGTTCGACTACGTGATCGTCGGCGGCGGCACCGCGGGATCGGTGATCGCCTCCCGCCTCACCGAGAACCCGGACGTCACCGTCGCCGTCATCGAGGGCGGCCCGAGCGACATCGACCGTGAGGACGTCCTCACGCTCCGCCGCTGGCTCGGCCTGCTCGGCGGCGACCTCGACTACGGCTACACGACCACGGAACAGCCACGCGGCAACTCCCACATCCTGCACAGCCGTGCCAAGGTGCTCGGCGGCTGCTCCTCCCACAACACCCTGATCTCCTTCAAGCCGCTGCCGTCCGACTGGGACGAGTGGGAGGAGGCCGGGGCCACCGGCTGGAACGCCAAGGCCATGGACCCCTACTTCGGCAAGCTGCGCAACAACATCGTGCGCGTCGCCAAGAAGGACCAGAACCAGATCGCCACCGACTGGGTCGAGGCCACCAAGACCGCCCTCGGCGTCCCCGAGGTCGTCGGCTTCAACGACAAGCCCTTCGACGAGGGCGTCGGCTTCTTCGACCTCGCGTACCACCCGGAGAACAACAAGCGCTCCTCCGCCTCCGTCGCCTACCTCCACCCCCACATGGAGGCCGGTGACCGCCCGAACCTCCACCTGTTCCTGGAGACCTGGGCGACCAAGCTGGAACTGGACGGCAAGACCGCGCGCGGCGTCCACGTACGGATGAAGGACGGCGCCGAGGCGCTGCTCACCGCCCGCCGCGAGGTGCTGGTCTGCGCCGGCGCCGTCGACACCCCGCGCCTGCTCATGCACTCCGGCATCGGCCCGAAGAAGGACCTCGAAGCCCTCGGCATCCCGGTCGTGCACGACCTGCCGGGCGTCGGCGAGAACCTCATCGACCACCCCGAGTCGGTCATCGTCTGGGAGACCAACGGGCCGATCCCCGGCAACTCCGCGATGGACTCGGACGCCGGTCTGTTCGTGAAGCGGGACCCGGACCACAAGGGCCCGGACCTGATGTTCCACTTCTACCAGATCCCGTTCACCGACAATCCGGAGCGTCTCGGCTACGAACGCCCGGAGCACGGCGTGTCGATGACGCCGAACATCCCCAAGTCCCGCGCCCGCGGCCGCCTCTACCTGACGTCGGCGGACCCGGAGGTCAAGCCCGCCCTCGACTTCCGGTACTTCGAGGACGAAGGGGACTACGACGGGCAGACCCTGGTCGACGGCATCAAGCTGGCGCGCAAGGTGGCGCAGGCCGAGCCGTTCAAGAAGTGGCTCAAGCGCGAGGTCTTCCCCGGCCCCGACGTCACCGACGACGCCGAGATCGGCGAACTGGTCCGCAAGGCCGCGCACACCGTCTACCACCCGGCCGGCACCTGCCGAATGGGTGCTTCCACTGATGAACTCGCCGTGGTCGACCCGGAGCTGAGGATCCGGGGCCTGGCAGGAATCCGTATCGCGGACGCATCCGTCTTCCCGACGATGCCCGCCGTGAACCCGATGATCGGAGTGCTCATGGTCGGGGAGAAATGTGCCGAGATCCTTGGTGGTGACGGCCGATGAGCGAGGCCACCGCGACGATCGCGGACACGGCTCAGGCGCCCGCCGAAGGGCCCGTCTTCGCCGTCAAGAACCTCTGGAAGGTCTTCGGCCCCAGGGCCGAGCGGATACCCGGCGACACGGAGCTGCACGGCCTGAGCCCCGCCGAGCTGCGTGAGCGGACCGGCTGCACCGCCGCCGTGCGCGATGTGTCCTTCGAGGTCAACAAGGGCGAGGTCTTCGTCGTCATGGGCCTGTCGGGCTCCGGCAAGTCCACCCTCGTACGCTGCCTGACCAGGCTCATCGAGCCCACCTCCGGCGAGCTGTCCATCGACGGCGAGGACGTCCTCGCCATGGACAAGGCCCGCCTGCGCGAACTGCGCCGCCACCGCGCCGCCATGGTCTTCCAGCACTTCGGCCTGCTGCCGCACCGCTCGGTCCTCGACAACGTCGCGTACGGCCTGGAGATCCAGGGCGTCGGCAAGGCCGAGCGGCGCGCCAAGGCCCTCGAAGTCGTCGAGAAGGTCGGCCTCCAGGGGCTCGAACAGCGCAAGCCCGGCCAGCTCTCCGGCGGCCAGCAGCAGCGCGTCGGCCTGGCCCGCGCCCTCGCCGTCGACCCTGAAGTCCTGCTGTTCGACGAGCCGTTCAGCGCCCTCGACCCGCTGATCCGCCGCGACATGCAGGAGGAGGTCGTCCGCCTGCACCGTGAAGAGGGCCGCACGATGGTCTTCATCACCCACGACCTCAGCGAGGCACTCAAGCTCGGCGACCGCATCGCCCTGATGCGCGACGGCCGCGTCGTCCAGCTCGGGACCCCCGAGGAGATCGTCGGCTCCCCGGCCGACGACTACGTCCGCGACTTCGTGCGCGACGTCGCCCGCGCCGACGTGATCAGCGTGCGCAGCGCCATGCGCCCCGCCGAGGCCGACGAGGAGACCACGGGCGCGGCCCTCGCGCCCGACGCCAAGGTCACCGAGGCCATCGAGGCCGTCGCCCGCACCGGCTCCCCGGTGCGCGTGATGGACGGCGCGCGCTGCCTGGGCGTGGTCGACCACGCCGGGCTGCTCGCCGTGGTCGCGGGTACCACCGCGGCCCCGGCGCCAAACGTCCCCGGCAAGGGCGAGGTGGTCGCCTGATGGCCACCGCCACCGCCTCCGGTCCCGTCCGCGATACGGGAATCGGCGCCCTCCTCCGCCACCGCGCCGTCGGCAAGGTCCTGCTCCTCGCCGTCGCCGCGGCCGTGATCGTGCCGATCCTCAACGCCAAGTGGGCCTCCGGCGCCTGGCCCGACGCCCTCACCGTCGACCTGACCGAGCCGCTGGGCAGGACCACCGACTGGATCATCGACAACCGCGACAGCCACCCGCTGTTCACCTACTTCTTCGGGCACGTCAGCAACGCCATCGTGCTCTCCGTGCGCGGCGTCTACCTGGTGCTGCTCGGCGCCGGCTGGGCCGGCGTGACCGTCGCCGCCGGGCTCATCGCCTGGCGCGTGGCGGGCGTCAAGCTCGCCGTCATGGCGTCCGTGTCGTTCGCCGTGTGCGGGCTGCTCGGCATGTGGGTGCCGACCATGCAGACCCTCGCCCTGATGATCGTGGCGGTCCTCGCCTCGGTCGTGGTCGGCCTGCTCCTCGGCCTCGCGGGCGGGCTCAGCGACCGCGTCTTCCGCATCCTGCGGCCGGTCCTCGACACCATGCAGGTGCTGCCCGCGTACGCCTACCTGCTCCCCTTCGCCCTCGTCTTCGGCATGGGCGTCCCGGCGGCCGTCCTCGCCACGGTCGTGTACTCGGCGCCGCCCATGGCCCGGCTCACCGCGCTCGGCCTGCGGGGCGCCGACAGCGGCGTCATGGAGGCGGTCACCTCGCTCGGCGCGACCGGGCGCCAGCGCCTGCTCTCGGCGCGCCTGCCGCTCGCCCTCAAGGAACTCCTGCTCGGCGTCAACCAGACGATCATGATGGCGCTCTCCATGGCCGTCATCGCCTCGGTGATCGGCGCGGGCGGCCTCGGTGACCGCGTCTACCAGGCGCTCTCGACCGTCGACGTCGGCCAGGCGCTCGCCGCAGGCATCCCGATCGTGCTGCTCGCCGTGGTCCTGGACCGGGTGACCGGAGCCGCCGGTGAGCGCATGGGCACGCAGACCGCCGAGGCCGACGCGTCGCCGCTGCGCGGCTGGCGCGGCTGGTCGCTGGTGGCCGCCGTGACGGTCGTCGCCGCGCTCGCCGCCCGCTTCGCGGACCGCGTGGACTGGCCGACCGGCTGGGTCGTCAACATCGCCCCGTCGGTCAACACCGCCAAGGACTGGATGGTCGACCACCTGTACACCGACGTGCCCGTCGTCGGCGGCACCGCGGACTGGGCGGCGCACTTCACCACCTGGATCCTCAACCCCGTCCGCGACGGTCTCCAGGGCCTGCCCTGGTGGTCCGTCCTGCTGATCGTCGCCGCGCTCGCCTGGCTGATCGGCACCTGGCAGACGGCGCTCACCGCCGTCGCCGCGATGGCCGCGATCGGTGTGCTCGGCGTCTGGAACAAGTCCCTCGACACGCTCTCGCAGGTCCTCGCCGGTGTCGCCGTGACGCTGGTCCTCGGCTTCGCCATCGGCGTCCTCGCCTCGCGCAGCAAGCGGTTCGAACGCATGCTCCGACCGGTGCTGGACGTCTTCCAGACGATGCCGCAGTTCGTCTACCTGATCCCGGTCGTCGCCCTCTTCGGCATCGGCCGGGCCCCCGCGGTCGCCGCCGCCGTGGTCTACGCGCTGCCCGCCGTCGTCCGCATCACCACGCAGGGCCTGAGCCAGGTCGACGGCGCCGCGATGGAGTCCTCGCGCTCGCTGGGCGCCACCAGCTGGCAGCAGCTGCGCAGGGTCCAGCTGCCGCTGGCCCGCCCGGCGCTCCTGCTCGCCCTCAACCAGGGCGTCGTCCTGGTCCTGGCCGTCGTCGTCATCGGCGGTCTGGTCGGCGGTGGCGCGCTCGGCTACGACGTGGTGTTCGGCATCGCGCAGGGCGACCTGGCGACCGGCCTGGTGGCCGGTGCCGCGATCGTCTGCCTCGGCCTGATGCTCGACCGGGTCACGCAGCCCACCGAGCGCCGCGTCAAGAAGGGAGCGTGACATGCGCACTCGTACGCACGTGATTCGTACGCGTGTCCTGAGCGCCGTCACGGCCGGCGGCGCGCTGCTCGCGCTCTCCGGCTGCGGCGCCGCCGACATGACCAAGCAGGCGTCGCCGTACGCGAACGCCGCCGGGGCCAAGACGGTGACCCTCTCGGTCCAGTCCTGGGTCGGCGCGCAGGCGGACGTCGCCGTCGCCGAGTACCTGCTCAAGAACGAGCTGGGCTACCGCGTCGACAAGGTCCAGATCGACGAGGTCCCCGCCTGGGACGCCCTCAGCCAGGGCCGCGTCGACGCGATCATGGAGGACTGGGGCCACCCCGAGCAGGAACAGCGCTACGTCAAGGACAAGAAGACGATCGTCCCCGGCGGCGACGTCGGCGTGACGGGCCACATCGGCTGGTACGTCCCCACGTACTTCGCCAAGAAGCACCCGGACGTCACCGACTGGAAGAACCTCAACAAGTACGCCGACCAGTTCCGCACCTCCGAGAGCGGCGACAAGGGCCAGCTCATGGACGGCTCCCCGTCGTACGTGACGAACGACAAGGCCCTCGTCAAGAACCTCGGCCTGGACTACGAGGTCGTCTTCGCCGGCTCGGAGGCGGCGCAGATCACCCAGATCGAGCAGTTCGCCAAGCAGAAGAAGCCGTTCCTGACGTACTGGTACAAGCCGCAGTGGCTGTTCGAGAAGGTGCCGATGACGGAGGTGAAGCTGCCCGCGTACACGGAGGGCTGCGACGCCGACCCGGCCGAGATCAAGTGCGCCTATCCGCACACGCCGCTCCAGAAGTACCTCAACGCGGACTTCGCCAAGAAGGGCGGCGACGCCGCGAAGTTCCTGAAGAACTTCAAGTGGTCGGAGGAGGACCAGAACGAGGTCTCCCTGATGATCGCGGACAAGAAGATGTCGCCGGACGCGGCGGCGAAGAAGTGGGTCGAGCAGAACGAGGCGAAGTGGCGGGCGTGGATTCCTGAGTAGGCGTCCACGCGGGCCGTCCCTGTGTGCTGGGTGGCCGGGTGTGCCGGGCGCTTTGTGGGCAAGGCGCCCGGCACAGCCGTGTCAGGGCCGGTCCGTCAGCCCGGGCTCAGGGGCGGGCCAGCTCGTCGGCGATGTCCCGCAGTGCCGTCAGGCTCCGGTGCAGCAGGCCGGGCCCGAAGGTGATCCGCGTGGCGCCCAGCTCCCCCAGCTTCCGCGGGGACGGGCCGACCGGCTCCGCCACCATGTTGAGGGGGCCTTCGATGCCCGCCCGCAGTGCGGGGATCGCCTCGGCGGGCGCCAGGATCGGGTACACGCAGTCCGCGCCGGCGGCCACGTACAGGCGGGCCCGCTCGATCGCGGCCTCCGGCCCGGGGACACCCCTGAGGAACGTGTCCACGCGCGCGTTGACGAAGAGCCGGTCGCCCGCGGCGGCCCGTACCTCCGCGAGGAAGTCGGCGTGCTCGGCGGGGTCCTTGAGCGTGCTCGTCCCGTCCTCCGCCTTGACGGAGTCCTCCAGGTTGCAGCCGACCGCCCCGGTCGCGAGGAGCCGCTCCACCAGTTCCTCCGGTGGCAGGCCGTAGCCGCCCTCGATGTCCGCGCTCACGGGCACGGAGACGGACCGTACGACACGTGTGACCGCCGCGAACATCTCGTCGGGCGGCACCTGCCCGTCCTCGTATCCGAGCGAGAGCGCGATCCCCGCGCTGGGCGTGGCGAGCGCGGGGCTGCCGGCCTCCTCGAAGACCCGGGCGCTCGCGGCGTCCCACGGTCCGGGCAGGATCAGCGGGTCGCCGGGCGCGCGGTCGTGGTGCAGGGCGCGCAGGGTGTCGACGGCGTTGGTGGCGGCGGTCATGAGAAGGTCCCCCCGGGTTCGATGCGGCGGCTGACCATCAGCCGGTTCCAGCTGTTGATGACGGCGATCAGGCCGTGCAAATGGGCGAGCTGGGCCTCGTCGAAGTGCTGGGCGGCCCGCTCGTACACCTCGTCCGGCACGAAGTCCTCGGTGAGGACGGTGACGGCCTCGGTCAGGGCGAGGGCCGCGCGCTCCCGCTCGTCGAACAGCGCACCGGCCTCCTCCCACGCGTCGAGCAGCGCGATCCGCTTGGCGCTCTCGCCGTTCTTGAGGGCGATCTCCACATGCATGTCGAGGCAGAACGCGCAGGCGTTGACCTGCGAGGCCCGGATCATCACCAGCTCGGCGAGGGCCGGATCGCCGAGGCCCCGCTTGGCGGCGGCGCTCAGCGCGGACATCGCGGAGGCGACGCCCTTGTCCAAGTAGGTGGTACGAGCGGTCACTTGTGGTCCCCGGCCTTGTAGTGGCCCGGCACCTGGCGCGTCGAGACGCCGAAGCGGTTCCACGCGTTGATGACGGCGATCGCGGCGATCAGCTGGGTCAGCTCCGCCTCGTCGAAGTGCTGGGCGGCCCGCTCGTACACCTCGTCCGGCACGAAGCCGTCGGTCAGGACGGTCACCGCGTCGGTCAGCTCGATCGCGGCGACTTCCTTGGCCGTGTAGAAGTGCCGAGACTCCTCCCACGCGCTGAGCTGGATGATCCGCTCGACGCTCTCGCCCGCCGCGAGGGCGTCCTTGGTGTGCATGTCCAGGCAGAGCGCGCAGCGGTTGATCTGCGAGGCGCGGATCTTGACGAGTTCGTAGATCACCGGGTCGAGCCCCTTACGGGCCGCCGCGTCGAGTCTGATCATGGCCTTGAAGACCTCGGGGGCGTGCTGGGCCCAGGCCAGGCGGGGGGTGTGCTCGTGGACGTACTCCTTCGTGGCGGTGGTGGTGGCGGGGTGCTCGTTCGTCGTCATGACGACGACCCTACGGGCGTGGTCGCCCACCGGTATGGTCCATTTCCATGGGAGAATCTTGGGCCACTCTGGGCGTCGACCTGCACCTGGAGACGGGCGGTGACGCCGCCCGCGGCGGTGTGCGCAAGGGCCTGACCGACGCTCTGCGCGAGGCGGTCCGCGGCGGCCGCCTCGCTCCCGGCACCCGGCTGCCCTCGTCCCGCTCCCTCGCCGTCGACCTCGGCATCGCCCGCAACACCGTCGCCGACGCCTACGCCGACCTCGTCGCCGAAGGCTGGCTCACCGCCCGCCAGGGCTCGGGCACGCGCGTCGCCGAGCGCCCGGTCGCGCCGCCGGTGCGGCCCGCGCCCGCCCGCAGGCCCGCCGGGGCGCCGACGTACGACCTGCACCCCGGCACCCCGACCTCTCCTCCTTCCCGCGCGCGGAGTGGCTCAAGGCGGCCCGCCGCGCGCTGGCGGCGGCGCCCAACGCCGCGTTCGGGTACGGCGATCCGCGCGGCCGCATCGAACTGCGCGAGGCCCTCGCCGGCTACCTCGCGCGGGCCCGGGGCGTGTCCACGGACCCCGACCGCACCGTCATCACCGCAGGGTTCGTGCACGGCTTGTCCATCCTCGGCCGGGTCCTGCGGGCACGCGGGCTGCGGGACGCGGCCGTGGAGTCGTACGGCCTGGACATCCACTGGAACCTCCTGCACCGCGCCGGGCTGCGCACGGCGCCGCTCGCCTTCGACGGGCTCGGCACGGACGTCGCGGGGCTGGAGCGGGGCCCGGCGAAGGCGGTGCTGCTCACTCCCGCGCACCAGTTCCCGATGGGTTCGCCGCTGCACCCCGACCGGCGCGCGGCGGCCGTGGACTGGGCGCGGCGCGAGGGCGGGGTGATCCTGGAGGACGACTACGACGGCGAGTTCCGCTACGACCGCCAGCCCGTCGGCGCGCTCCAGGGCCTCGACCCCGAACGCGTGGTCTACCTCGGCACGGCAAGCAAGTCCCTCGCCCCCGGCCTGCGCCTGGGCTGGATGGTGGTGCCCTCGGGGCTGCGCGACGAGGTCGTCGGCGAGAAGGACGCCGCTGGATGGTCGGGCAGCGCACTCGACCAGCTGACCCTCGCGGAGTTCCTCACCTCGGGTGCGTACGACCGTCATGTCCGCGCCGCCCGCCTGCGCTACCGGCGCCGCCGCGACCAGTTGGTGGCCGCTCTCGCCGAACGGTCCCCCGAGACCCGCGCCACGGGCATCGCCGCGGGCCTCCACGCGGTCCTCGAACTCCCGCCGGGCACCGAGCAATCCGTCGTCCAGGCCGCCAACTGGGAGCGGCTCGCGGTCCAGGGGCTCTCCCGCTTCCGCCATCCGCTCGCGGCGGTGCGGCGGCAGGACGCGCTGGTCGTGGGGTACGGGACGCCCGCGGAGCACGCGTGGGCGGGGGCGCTGGAGGCGTTGTGCCGGGTGCTGCCGTGATGTGGCGGGACGGGTACGTCCTCGTCCGGTGGGCCCGAGCCCAAAGCCCTAGACCCCCTCGGCCCTGCGGCTGATCCCGCCCCCGAGGCGCCCAACTAGCGTTCCCCGCGAGCGGAACGGGCTCCCGGCCCGCCGCCGGAGAAGGGGGACAGCATGACGACGACGTCGGTGCCGGCAGAGGGTGCGGCAAGGAAGGTCACCGTGCTCGGGCTCGGTGACATGGGCTCAGCGATCGCCCGGACGTTCGTGGAGCACGGATTTCGCACCACGGTCTGGAACCGGACCGCGTCCAAGAGCGCGCCACTGGTCGAGGCGGGTGCCACCGCGGCCGCCACGGCGGCGGAGGCGGTGGCGGCGAGCCCGCTCGTCGTGATCTGCCTGCTCGACGGCACGGCGGTCGACGAGGTGCTGGCCTCGGTCGACACGGCGGTCGCGGGCAAGGTCCTGGTGAACGTCACGAGCGGCTCTCCCGCCCAGGCGCGGGCGTACGAGCGCTGGGCGGGCGAGCGCGGCGCGGAGTACATCGACGGCAAGGTCATGGGCGACCCGCCGGACGTCGGCAAGCCCCACGTCGTGTTCCCGTTCAGCGGCTCCCGCGCCGCCTACGAGGCCCACGAGCCGACGCTTCGGGTGCTGGGCGGCGTCGTGTACCACGGCGAGGACCCCGGTGCGGCGGCCGTGGAGTTCATGGCCCAGGTCGCGATGGGCTTCGAGCTGCTCATCGGCTTTCTCCACACGCTCAAGCTGGTCCAGGCGGAGGGCGTCGACGTCACCGGGTTCACCGACCGCCTCGCGGCTTCGGTCGCCGCCTACCCGCCACTGCTGACCTCGATGGCCGAGGCGGTCAAGAGCGGCGAGTACGGGCCGGACCTCGGCTCGCTCGACGTCCAGGCCGCCCTGATGGACGACCTGATCAGCCACCGGGAGTCCGTCGGCGTGGAGTCGGTACGGATGCGGGAGGTCAAGACCCTGATGACCCGCCGCATAACCGAGGGCCATGGCGACCAGGGCTTCTCCAGCCTGTTCGAACTGCTGGGGAAGTAGGCCGGGGAGGGGCGGGGCGCGTGCCGGGCCTCGGCGGTGCGGCTCGGCCGGGCGGGGGTGCGCCCCCGTCAGGGGCGCGGGGAACGGCGCGAGCAACCACGACGCGCCCGCAGGGGATGGTCGAGGGAGGCCAAAGAGGCCGCAGAGACGCAGGCCACTAGGCTGACCGCCGATCACACGCACCAACTTCCACGGGGGAGCAGAACGGATGGTTGAGCAACAGCCGCCGACGGCCCAGCCACAGACGCCCACGGCCCAGCAACAGATACGGACGCCCGAGCACCAGCCGCCGACCGGACAAGCAGACCGGCAGCCGCCGCAGCGAACCGAACAACCGCAGCCGGCACGGATGAAACAGACGAAGCCGCGCCGCCTGCGGTCCAGCACGGTCGTGCTCGGCGGCATGGGCGTCCTCGCGGCGGCCCTGACCTCCTGCGGCTCGGAACCGGACCGCCGCTGCGTGGACCGGGACAGCTACGACGGCTTCCTCGGCTACAAGATCGTCAGTGACAAGCACTGCAAGACGACCGCCGGGTCCTCCACGGGCAAGGGCCGCAAGTCGAACACCGGCTCCTACGGCACCGGCAGGACCCCGGGCCGCATCGACCCCGCCTGGTACTACGACGCCGAGGTCGACGGCCGCTACGCCGACCTAGGCACCTTCAGCCGCAGCGAGGCCGTGGACCGCGACGGCTTCGGCTGCTCGGGCGACGGCAGCGGTGGCAGCGGCAGCGGCGGCGGCTGACCGGCAGGGACTCCGCACACCATGGAACGCCGCACCATCGAACCCCGCCCCGGCTGGCAGCGGACCGTCGAGGACCAGGGACTCGTCTACCCCCTCACCCGCTACCCCGACGACACCCTGCGCCCCTACTGGGACGAGAGCGCCTACTACGTCTTCTCGCTCCCCGAGGTCGAGGCACTGGAGGAAATCGTCGAGGAACTCCACGCGATGTGCCTGGCCGCCGCCGCGCACCTCGTCGATCACGACCGCCTGGCCGACCTCGGCATCACGGACCCGCGCGTGGCGGACGCCGTCACCGAGGCCTGGCACCGCCGCGCCGAACTCCCCTCCCTCTACGGCCGCTTCG is a genomic window containing:
- a CDS encoding NAD(P)-binding domain-containing protein — encoded protein: MTTTSVPAEGAARKVTVLGLGDMGSAIARTFVEHGFRTTVWNRTASKSAPLVEAGATAAATAAEAVAASPLVVICLLDGTAVDEVLASVDTAVAGKVLVNVTSGSPAQARAYERWAGERGAEYIDGKVMGDPPDVGKPHVVFPFSGSRAAYEAHEPTLRVLGGVVYHGEDPGAAAVEFMAQVAMGFELLIGFLHTLKLVQAEGVDVTGFTDRLAASVAAYPPLLTSMAEAVKSGEYGPDLGSLDVQAALMDDLISHRESVGVESVRMREVKTLMTRRITEGHGDQGFSSLFELLGK
- a CDS encoding isocitrate lyase/phosphoenolpyruvate mutase family protein, with the protein product MTAATNAVDTLRALHHDRAPGDPLILPGPWDAASARVFEEAGSPALATPSAGIALSLGYEDGQVPPDEMFAAVTRVVRSVSVPVSADIEGGYGLPPEELVERLLATGAVGCNLEDSVKAEDGTSTLKDPAEHADFLAEVRAAAGDRLFVNARVDTFLRGVPGPEAAIERARLYVAAGADCVYPILAPAEAIPALRAGIEGPLNMVAEPVGPSPRKLGELGATRITFGPGLLHRSLTALRDIADELARP
- a CDS encoding carboxymuconolactone decarboxylase family protein, producing MTTNEHPATTTATKEYVHEHTPRLAWAQHAPEVFKAMIRLDAAARKGLDPVIYELVKIRASQINRCALCLDMHTKDALAAGESVERIIQLSAWEESRHFYTAKEVAAIELTDAVTVLTDGFVPDEVYERAAQHFDEAELTQLIAAIAVINAWNRFGVSTRQVPGHYKAGDHK
- a CDS encoding ABC transporter substrate-binding protein — its product is MRTRTHVIRTRVLSAVTAGGALLALSGCGAADMTKQASPYANAAGAKTVTLSVQSWVGAQADVAVAEYLLKNELGYRVDKVQIDEVPAWDALSQGRVDAIMEDWGHPEQEQRYVKDKKTIVPGGDVGVTGHIGWYVPTYFAKKHPDVTDWKNLNKYADQFRTSESGDKGQLMDGSPSYVTNDKALVKNLGLDYEVVFAGSEAAQITQIEQFAKQKKPFLTYWYKPQWLFEKVPMTEVKLPAYTEGCDADPAEIKCAYPHTPLQKYLNADFAKKGGDAAKFLKNFKWSEEDQNEVSLMIADKKMSPDAAAKKWVEQNEAKWRAWIPE
- a CDS encoding carboxymuconolactone decarboxylase family protein codes for the protein MTARTTYLDKGVASAMSALSAAAKRGLGDPALAELVMIRASQVNACAFCLDMHVEIALKNGESAKRIALLDAWEEAGALFDERERAALALTEAVTVLTEDFVPDEVYERAAQHFDEAQLAHLHGLIAVINSWNRLMVSRRIEPGGTFS